A part of Anabas testudineus chromosome 7, fAnaTes1.2, whole genome shotgun sequence genomic DNA contains:
- the nr1d4a gene encoding nuclear receptor subfamily 1, group D, member 4a codes for MDNSPGGGGGGVILYAGSSGSASPSPGSPSSGYQTQSPSSHSQPSSPEEVTFTEIGALKQRAAACTTPSSKLVFQFPEIYNGPSVAATPQHTYAHPIAGKRPCGFPGTFTKTGGMVLLCKVCGDIASGFHYGVHACEGCKGFFRRSIQQNINYKMCVKNENCLIMRMNRNRCQHCRFKKCLSVGMSRDAVRFGRIPKREKQRLLDEMQSYMNSLNESAAMDMDSSSVRDTAPSPEDGNSKEAIGAISRAYRDIFTTSNSSSQERAAKRANIAPTNNNNNTSPFSQDSSYPQVSSHPTSTQSYKSCSVASLCPAAPNDNQPKFHNVDNNRYTYVVSTNQNHNQSNSTTPQRSSSTNHNSFHNAGTATNQPSCPWKLAPGAKVLACPLNACPVSGAERTSQEIWESFSQCFTPAVKEVVEFAKGIPGFQELSQQDQVMLLKSGTFQVLMVRFCTLFNAEERTVTFLNGQTYPLSTLRVLGMGSLLDAMFEFSEKLGSLGLEPDEMALFMAVVLVSADRSDILDIRAVEQLQEGLIRALRSLITRRRPDDTALFPKLLLRLPDLRTLNNLHSDKLLAFRIDP; via the exons ATGGATAACAGCCCCGGTGGTG gaggtggaggagtcATCCTGTATGCAGGGTCTTCTGGCAGTGCCAGCCCCAGCCCTGGCAGCCCCTCCAGTGGTTACCAGACACAGTCACCTTCTTCACACTCGCAGCCTTCATCTCCAGAAGAGGTTACCTTTACAGAGATTGGAGCATTGAAACAGAGGGCAGCTGCATGCACCACCCCATCCTCCAAACTGGTATTCCAGTTCCCAGAGATCTACAATGGCCCCTCAGTAGCAGCCACTCCACAGCATACATATGCACACCCCATTGCAGGAAAGAGGCCATGCGGATTTCCGGGAACCTTCACCA AGACAGGTGGAATGGTCCTGCTTTGCAAAGTCTGTGGGGACATTGCATCTGGTTTCCACTACGGAGTGCATGCCTGTGAAGGTTGCAAG ggaTTTTTCCGCCGCAGCATCCAGCAGAACATCAACTACAAGATGTGTGTGAAGAACGAGAACTGTCTGATCATGCGCATGAACCGCAATCGGTGCCAGCACTGTCGTTTCAAGAAATGCCTCTCTGTTGGCATGTCCAGAGACG CTGTGCGCTTTGGCCGCATCCCCAAGCGAGAGAAGCAGCGACTTCTCGATGAGATGCAGAGCTACATGAACAGCCTAAACGAGTCGGCTGCCATGGACATGGACTCATCATCAGTGAGGGACACTGCCCCCAGCCCAGAAGATGGCAATTCAAAAGAAGCCATCGGGGCCATCTCCAGAGCCTACCGTGACATCTTCACcaccagcaacagcagcagtcagGAGAGAGCAGCCAAGAGGGCTAACATTGCCCctaccaacaacaacaataacacatcTCCCTTTTCTCAGGATTCCAGTTATCCCCAGGTCTCATCTCACCCCACGTCCACTCAGAGTTACAAGTCTTGCTCTGTTGCTTCTCTATGCCCAGCTGCCCCAAATGACAACCAACCTAAATTCCACAATGTGGACAATAATCGCTACACCTACGTAGTCTCAACAAATCAGAATCATAACCAGAGTAATAGTACAACACCTCAGAGGAGCAGCTCCACCAATCATAACAGTTTTCATAATGCAGGAACTGCTACAAATCAGCCCTCCTGCCCATGGAAATTAGCTCCAGGAGCTAAAGTGCTG GCCTGTCCTCTCAATGCGTGCCCTGTATCAGGGGCAGAGCGTACAAGTCAGGAGATATGGGAATCCTTCTCTCAATGTTTCACTCCAGCTGTCAAGGAGGTGGTAGAGTTTGCCAAGGGCATCCCAGGATTTCAAGAGCTTAGCCAACAAGACCAGGTCATGCTACTCAAGTCAGGGACCTTCCAG GTTCTGATGGTGAGGTTCTGCACCTTGTTCAATGCTGAGGAACGCACAGTGACCTTCTTAAATGGCCAAACTTACCCCCTGTCCACCCTACGGGTTTTGGGCATGGGGTCTTTGCTGGATGCAATGTTTGAGTTCAGTGAGAAGTTGGGTTCCCTGGGCCTAGAGCCGGATGAAATGGCCCTCTTCATGGCTGTGGTGCTGGTCTCTGCAG ACCGTTCTGACATCTTGGACATACGAGCTGTAGAGCAGCTCCAGGAGGGTCTAATTCGTGCCCTACGGTCACTCATCACTCGGCGTCGCCCAGATGACACCGCCCTCTTCCCCAAACTCCTCCTGCGTCTACCAGACCTGCGCACCCTCAACAACCTGCACTCTGACAAACTGCTGGCCTTTCGCATTGACCCTTGA